One genomic segment of Octopus sinensis unplaced genomic scaffold, ASM634580v1 Contig09410, whole genome shotgun sequence includes these proteins:
- the LOC115228103 gene encoding uncharacterized protein LOC115228103 produces the protein MPNLSALESLKDVVICGDLNAKHPLWLSNQSADTRGNLLLSQSGNLTIINDPSKNTETPQRISDNPTSPDITLCSPHLATTINWSVIYDTRSDHNPILLKIKREITRKKKKPVYIYNLANWQLFRSLTDQQFANIKLEDFTSLDAAVAYVNKIILEARAKTVPQRHASYTCNYGRKSLVKERNRLKKVGIRTSEARIRLKVLNDEIKASEFKTQRAKWSKVLTSLNRNRSTSEIWKSIRNIWKANEETPGDDEFSQKDLNALIKYYAKISHKDRMKTDPSNPPLRKLKSKHSTHFTEKEVLESLRQTKVTYSHGPDGIPIILLKNIGNEGISVLTKIYNWSINHNSIPTIWKLANIRPILKSGKPKQDQASLQANFPIMFHVKNSGKTHPHKNH, from the coding sequence ATGCCTAACTTGTCAGCTTTGGAGAGCTTAAAGGACGTCGTCATATGTGGTGACTTAAATGCTAAACATCCCCTTTGGCTGTCAAATCAGTCCGCAGATACAAGAGGGAATTTACTACTGTCGCAGTCTGGAAATTTGACAATCATAAACGACCCATCCAAAAATACAGAAACACCTCAAAGGATCTCTGACAACCCTACCTCACCAGATATCACTCTCTGTTCACCACACCTTGCAACAACAATCAATTGGTCGGTGATCTACGACACTCGCAGTGACCACAACCCTATTTTGCTAAAAATCAAAAgagaaattacaagaaaaaagaagaaacctgTTTACATATACAATCTGGCAAATTGGCAACTATTCCGATCGCTCACTGACCAACAATTCGCAAATATAAAACTGGAAGACTTCACCTCTCTTGACGCGGCTGTTGCCTACGTCAACAAGATCATTCTAGAAGCAAGAGCCAAGACTGTTCCTCAAAGACATGCCTCTTACACATGTAACTATGGAAGGAAGTCTCTTGTCAAGGAAAGAAATCGTCTTAAAAAAGTAGGGATCCGAACCTCCGAAGCAAGGATCCGTTTGAAAGTGTTGAACGACGAAATAAAAGCTAGTGAATTCAAAACTCAAAGAGCGAAATGGAGTAAAGTACTTACGTCTCTAAACCGTAATCGGTCGACATCCGAGATCTGGAAATCTATTCGGAACATTTGGAAGGCTAATGAGGAAACACCTGGAGACGACGAATTCAGCCAAAAAGACCTAAATGCCTTAATAAAATACTACGCGAAAATCTCCCACAAGGATCGTATGAAGACTGACCCATCCAATCCGCCGCTAAGGAAGCTGAAAAGTAAACATTCAACTCATTTCACTGAAAAAGAAGTATTGGAATCCCTACGCCAAACAAAAGTAACATATTCACATGGTCCCGACGGCATTCCTATAATTCTCCTGAAAAACATAGGGAATGAGGGAATCAGTGTTCTCACAAAAATCTACAATTGGTCGATTAACCACAACTCAATCCCAACGATTTGGAAATTGGCGAACATCCGCCCAATTTTGAAGAGTGGAAAACCAAAACAAGACCAGGCCTCTCTTCAGGCCAATTTCCCTATTATGTTCCATGTCAAAAACTCTGGAAAAACTCATCCTCACAAAAATCATTAA